A segment of the Penaeus monodon isolate SGIC_2016 chromosome 38, NSTDA_Pmon_1, whole genome shotgun sequence genome:
GTGGTGTAAACACAAAGAATTGTGTTTTCCCCACGCAAGAATGTGTCTTCACCACACTAAGGTATGTCTTCACTACACTAGGGTGTGCCTTCACTACACTAGGGTGTGTCTTCACTACACTAGGGTGTGTCTTCACTACACTAGGGTGTGTCTTCACTACAGCAAGATGTGTCTTAACCATACTCAGGTCAATGTTCACTCTACTTTGTTGTGCCTCCCCCGTGCATCTCCTGACTGCAGTGTGTTCCGTCTCAACGTCTACTGTTTGAACCAAGTCCTGCTTTGCTTCCAAACTCTTTTCTTCATGGAGAATGCGTTGTTGCTCTTCTTTGAGGTCCTTAACCGTGCTCCGGGCTTCGGGCATTCCCCTCGGTTGGACAAAGGGGGCacaggaggaggataaggaggggggaggcctTGGATAATAAGGAAGCGGTGGAAGAATGCATGGCAGGGACAAGGACGTCGCTGACTGGCTTTTGCACAGCGAATGTCGAGAACCTGATTTCTTCAGAGCTTCGATCTTAGGCGGATGGGTTGCCGAGCTCTGGCCGGATCCTGGTCTTTCTGCGGCCGGGTGAGTGGTCTTTGGTTCTGGTCTTTTTGCTGGTTGACATGGAGGCGATTCTGTGTTTCCTGTGAGTCGACTTAGAGATGATTCTGGTCTTGTTAAGAGTCGATCTGAATGAATTTCTGGCCTCGCTGCAAGTTGGGGTGCTGTCGATCCTGGTTCAGCTGTTGGCGACTCTGGTGTTACTGAGGGATGACTTAAAGAAGATGTTGGTCTTGGCGCGAGGAGACTCAGAGACGATTCTGGTCTTGGCATGGTTCGGCTTAAAGAAGATTCTGGTCTTGGCGTGAGGCGGCTTAAAGATGATTGTGGTCTTGACATGAGTCGACTTAAAGAAGATTCTGGTCTGGGCGCAAGTTGACTTAAAGAAGATTCTGGTCTGGGTGCGAGTCGACTTAATGAAGATTCTGGTCTTGGCATGGTTCGGCTTAAAGAAGATAGTGGTCTTGGTGCGAGTCGACTTAAAGAGGATCCTGATCTTTCTCCTCGACTTGAATATGATCCTGTCTGTGATGGCCGGCGACTCGTACTCAATTCTGGCAGCGCAGGAAAACGACTTGCAGCCGAATTCGATCTTGCATTCCCGAGTAGGACCTTGACGCCGGATCCTGTGAGGCGGGGGAGAACAGGGGtgtccctcctctccccgcccgcGTCCCTGGCCCCCATCGGAGTCTCCCGGCCCGCCATGGGGTCCTTTCACTGACGTCACAGCATGCCACCGTCCCTCAGGTCCTTGCTCGgccgaggggaggaagggaagcagcCAGTTAGGGATTATATAGTTGTGATAAGGAATTCGCAACTTGATGTGCTGCGATCTAGCGGTGGGAGCAGTCGGATTAAGAGCTCTAGGTAACTTGCTATTGATGTGTTTAGTCCCTAATGAGGTAAGACGTGTGGAGATACGCTTAAAATAccaatacatagatagatatttaccaTACAAGGGAAATCACTACTTAGGGGGATAGAATGGGTACAACATAGTACGTGTTAATActgatagaacacacacacacacacacacacacacacacacacacacacacacacacacacacacacacacacacatatatatatatatatatatatatatatatatatatatatatatatatatatatatatatatataaggtaagtagAAAGAGGTAGATCTGACACAGAATCAGTAAGAAATCAATCGCACTCGTGTAGCAACCCCAAAATAACTCATTGATTGCATCATCATCTCCGACGGTCGCCACTGCTTGCACGAAATATTTTCTTCTTGATAACGATAtgaataatatagtagtaatgataatgatgaacagcAACagcacaaataatgataatagtaattacaaggataatataataagttataatgatgatggtagtaagttataatgataatggtaataataaaattgatgatgatgataattatagtaataataaaatcgtaatgataataataatgatctccaTAAAGACCTTACCGACACCATTTACACCATAAAACCTCTACAACTATTTACAC
Coding sequences within it:
- the LOC119596894 gene encoding DNA-directed RNA polymerase II subunit RPB1-like — its product is MAGRETPMGARDAGGERRDTPVLPRLTGSGVKVLLGNARSNSAASRFPALPELSTSRRPSQTGSYSSRGERSGSSLSRLAPRPLSSLSRTMPRPESSLSRLAPRPESSLSQLAPRPESSLSRLMSRPQSSLSRLTPRPESSLSRTMPRPESSLSLLAPRPTSSLSHPSVTPESPTAEPGSTAPQLAARPEIHSDRLLTRPESSLSRLTGNTESPPCQPAKRPEPKTTHPAAERPGSGQSSATHPPKIEALKKSGSRHSLCKSQSATSLSLPCILPPLPYYPRPPPSLSSSCAPFVQPRGMPEARSTVKDLKEEQQRILHEEKSLEAKQDLVQTVDVETEHTAVRRCTGEAQQSRVNIDLSMVKTHLAVVKTHPSVVKTHPSVVKTHPSVVKAHPSVVKTYLSVVKTHSCVGKTQFFVFTPQYNVSTPQYGVPTPRYDVPTPQYDVPTPQYDVPTPQYDVPTPRYDVPTPQYDVPTPRYDVLAPQHEVHRPYFKPHIEVIQYS